The Pirellulales bacterium genome has a window encoding:
- a CDS encoding DUF4185 domain-containing protein: MRLALVAHISVAVAVGICMSSASAAGQSELVYVPNSTKRICQLTGDLDRTSGMPTLSQTGKRFGVESTDLGSSFEHKGRLYFLFGDTNGRPGARDAVAWTTSANPAKIVLEFFKAPDGKWLPPTVPGISLGAFEIPSGGISVGGAIYVVFTTDHTAAKTMGRSVLAVSRDDGRTWKMLYELSRDKFINVSMLVADGWLFIFGSGDYRKSTVCLARVRPNEIAQRTKLEFFGGIEPSREPKWSPREANATPLFPNNQIGEFSVAYLEPAKRLVMLYNSGKPRGIVMRSAELPRGPWSEGTVIFDPGRDDGYGHFIHISTRAEGRHDGLSDPGRTEVWGGEYGPYLMARFTTGSNGQCRIYYTMSTWNPYQVVVMQSDLKLAGDAK, translated from the coding sequence ATGCGTCTCGCGTTGGTTGCGCACATCTCGGTCGCTGTCGCCGTCGGAATCTGCATGTCGTCGGCGAGCGCGGCTGGGCAGAGTGAATTGGTTTACGTGCCGAACTCGACGAAACGAATCTGCCAATTAACCGGCGATTTAGACCGCACGTCCGGCATGCCGACGCTCAGCCAGACGGGCAAACGGTTTGGCGTCGAGTCGACCGATCTCGGCAGCTCGTTCGAGCATAAAGGAAGGCTGTATTTCCTATTCGGCGACACCAACGGCCGGCCCGGCGCCCGCGACGCTGTCGCTTGGACCACCAGCGCAAATCCCGCGAAGATCGTCCTCGAATTCTTCAAGGCACCGGACGGCAAGTGGCTCCCGCCGACCGTGCCGGGTATCTCGCTCGGAGCGTTCGAAATACCGAGCGGGGGCATCTCGGTCGGAGGCGCGATTTATGTCGTATTCACCACCGACCACACTGCGGCGAAGACGATGGGGCGGTCGGTGCTCGCCGTATCGCGCGACGACGGCCGAACCTGGAAGATGCTCTACGAATTGTCGCGCGACAAGTTCATCAATGTGTCGATGCTGGTGGCCGACGGCTGGCTGTTCATCTTTGGCAGCGGCGACTATCGCAAAAGCACTGTCTGCCTCGCCCGCGTGCGGCCTAACGAGATAGCGCAGCGAACGAAGCTGGAATTCTTCGGCGGCATTGAGCCGAGCCGCGAGCCGAAATGGTCACCGAGAGAGGCCAACGCGACCCCGCTCTTCCCGAACAACCAGATCGGCGAGTTTTCGGTTGCTTATCTCGAGCCGGCCAAGCGATTGGTGATGCTCTACAACTCCGGGAAGCCGCGCGGGATCGTGATGCGTTCGGCCGAATTGCCGCGGGGACCGTGGTCGGAGGGGACGGTGATTTTTGACCCAGGTCGCGACGACGGCTACGGGCACTTCATTCACATCTCGACAAGGGCCGAGGGGCGCCACGACGGGCTGAGCGATCCGGGCCGCACCGAGGTATGGGGCGGGGAGTACGGCCCCTATCTCATGGCTCGGTTCACGACCGGCTCGAACGGACAATGCCGGATCTATTACACGATGTCAACCTGGAACCCCTATCAGGTCGTCGTAATGCAATCGGACCTGAAGCTCGCCGGCGATGCGAAATAG
- a CDS encoding BlaI/MecI/CopY family transcriptional regulator, which produces MPRAVQISDSEWDVMERIWRSGACTAADVIKQLRATHDWNHSTIRTLLARLVEKEALDYDVDGSRYIYRASVPRRQCVRQKGRSFLDKVFGGDVGALLAHFVTNASLDSDQIEPLRQLLAQKKTTKEKRK; this is translated from the coding sequence ATGCCGCGTGCGGTACAGATTTCGGATTCTGAATGGGACGTGATGGAGCGGATCTGGCGATCCGGCGCCTGCACTGCGGCAGACGTCATCAAGCAACTCCGAGCGACGCACGATTGGAATCACAGCACAATCCGCACGCTCTTGGCGAGGCTTGTCGAAAAAGAGGCACTGGATTATGACGTCGATGGTTCGCGATATATCTATCGGGCCTCGGTCCCCCGCCGACAATGTGTGCGGCAGAAAGGCCGGTCCTTTCTGGATAAGGTCTTCGGTGGGGACGTGGGAGCGCTGTTGGCGCACTTTGTTACCAACGCATCCCTTGATTCCGATCAAATTGAACCGCTCCGCCAACTGCTTGCACAAAAGAAGACGACTAAGGAGAAACGAAAATGA
- a CDS encoding M56 family metallopeptidase, which yields MITLLDTIGPAVWRASWQAAALALLIALLLRLFGERLAARWRYLLWSVVIARLLFIATPVSPWSMFNLISSQHEETAQRIDHREASAPIASDSRGQPAREGETASQSLRAARSAAESRAVQGNALTPAAGLPSIPTGASNEPMPASLGVRPSNLMVRILSLLWLAGCLLFGLRLSGSAFVLRRRLAACRLVSDPAVLRML from the coding sequence ATGATCACGCTGCTCGATACGATCGGACCGGCAGTTTGGCGGGCTTCTTGGCAGGCTGCCGCATTGGCGCTCTTGATCGCCTTGCTGCTGCGGCTGTTTGGGGAGCGGTTGGCAGCGCGGTGGCGCTATCTTCTTTGGAGCGTGGTCATAGCACGGCTGTTGTTCATAGCGACGCCGGTCAGTCCTTGGAGCATGTTCAATCTCATCTCCTCGCAGCACGAAGAGACCGCTCAACGAATCGATCATCGAGAGGCCTCTGCTCCGATCGCCTCGGACTCCCGTGGGCAGCCAGCCCGCGAAGGTGAAACGGCGAGTCAATCCTTACGCGCTGCAAGGTCGGCAGCGGAATCTCGCGCGGTTCAAGGGAACGCACTCACTCCAGCCGCAGGTTTGCCTTCAATTCCCACCGGAGCTTCAAATGAACCCATGCCCGCCAGCCTTGGCGTGCGGCCTTCAAACTTGATGGTGCGAATCCTGTCGCTGCTTTGGCTCGCCGGCTGTCTCCTATTCGGGCTGCGGCTGTCAGGATCCGCATTCGTCCTGCGTCGACGCCTTGCGGCCTGCCGTCTCGTGTCGGATCCCGCCGTCTTGAGAATGCTGG